From Rutidosis leptorrhynchoides isolate AG116_Rl617_1_P2 chromosome 3, CSIRO_AGI_Rlap_v1, whole genome shotgun sequence, a single genomic window includes:
- the LOC139896757 gene encoding cytochrome c6, chloroplastic, with translation MLLSAIPFSSIVAALNQEQGDQTLCASVKPQQQQQQQFKFIQRLGPPLFAAFLALSPIIIAPPVSHAQAIDAQRGASLFRRACIGCHDAGGNIIQPGATLFLKDLQRNGVDTNEEIYRVTYYGKGRMPGFGEMCTPRGQCTFGARLKEEEIKLLADFVKSQADNGWPNIGNGED, from the exons ATGCTGCTTTCAGCCATCCCCTTTAGTTCCATTGTTGCTGCTTTAAACCAG GAACAAGGAGATCAAACACTCTGTGCTAGTGTAAAgccacaacaacaacagcaacaacaatttaAGTTTATACAAAGATTGGGCCCACCTTTATTTGCTGCATTTCTAGCCTTATCTCCTATTATCATTGCACCTCCAG TGTCACATGCTCAAGCAATAGATGCACAAAGAGGAGCTTCCTTGTTTCGCCGTGCTTGCATTGGATGTCATGATGCAGGTGGAAACATAATACAACCG GGTGCAACTCTCTTTCTAAAAGATCTTCAAAG GAACGGAGTTGACACTAATGAAGAAATATACCGTGTAACTTATTACGGAAAGGGAAGAATGCCG GGTTTTGGAGAGATGTGTACACCTAGGGGTCAATGCACGTTTGGAGCTCGtttaaaagaagaagaaataaaactTTTGGCTGATTTTGTGAAGTCGCAAGCAGATAATGGATGGCCAAACATCGGAAATGGTGAAGATTAA
- the LOC139896756 gene encoding 14 kDa zinc-binding protein-like → MAAFRSSLFLRTSASVTLGAFNKPFSIQSLPIHRQFSPRRSRVSATHDEEASAKAAASEANTGAPTIFDKIISKEIPSSIVYEDEKVLAFRDINPQAPVHVLIIPKLRDGLTELGKAESRHEDILGHLLHASKIVAEKEGIVDGFRVVINSGATACQSVYHLHLHVLGGRQLKWPPG, encoded by the exons ATGGCTGCCTTCAGATCGTCTCTGTTTTTACG GACTAGTGCCAGCGTAACACTCGGAGCATTCAACAAACCATTTTCCATTCAATCACTCCCAATTCATCGCCAATTTTCACCACGCAG GTCTCGTGTAAGTGCAACACATGATGAAGAAGCTTCTGCTAAAGCTGCTGCAAGTGAAGCCAACACTGGAGCTCCAACAAT ATTTGATAAGATTATTTCAAAGGAGATTCCGTCCAGCATAGTCTACGAAGATGAAAAGGTTTTAGCTTTTCGTGATATTAATCCTCAAGCACCCGTTCATGTTTTGATCATCCCAAAGCTCAGAGACGGGTTAACGGAGCTTGGCAAG GCTGAATCAAGACACGAAGATATATTGGGTCATCTTCTTCATGCATCTAAAATAGTAGCAGAAAAAGAAGGCATTGTTGATGGATTTCGTGTTGTCATTAACAGTGGCGCTACTGCAT GTCAATCAGTTTACCATCTTCACTTGCACGTTCTTGGTGGAAGACAATTGAAATGGCCACCAGGTTGA